Proteins encoded within one genomic window of Spiroplasma endosymbiont of Agriotes lineatus:
- a CDS encoding Mbov_0401 family ICE element transposase-like protein, with the protein MLKINNNVKTLENKHWFSLFTTHKNMYTNKCEQLVNEYEKLDEYLYKYHYRLKQGYKVVHFASRTIITIFGDVTFKRRRYKYWNQKSGKFEYVCLLDKEIGLLPKQRIYFDVQFKVLSLLGDGKRYRDVLDALNHCYISKGSISNILNKYDIAEYFQLAEKETKTRIDVKNKDLYIQLDETFLATLDHKVKQDQRIRLVTFRAGHKEKNYKNARRELENKRGHFLMLKVGKRINTMNYRDLLIKELQKHYVNINYDKIIVCGDGDTWIREIANSFGNVR; encoded by the coding sequence ATGTTAAAAATTAATAATAATGTAAAAACCCTAGAAAACAAGCATTGATTCAGCTTATTTACAACCCATAAAAATATGTACACCAATAAATGTGAACAATTAGTCAACGAATATGAAAAATTAGATGAATACTTATATAAATATCATTATCGGTTAAAACAAGGTTATAAAGTAGTTCATTTTGCATCAAGAACAATTATTACAATTTTTGGTGACGTCACTTTTAAACGACGCCGATATAAATATTGAAATCAAAAATCAGGTAAATTTGAATATGTATGTTTACTAGATAAAGAAATTGGTTTATTGCCCAAACAACGCATTTATTTTGATGTTCAATTTAAAGTTTTAAGTCTTTTAGGTGACGGTAAACGCTATCGTGATGTTTTAGATGCTCTAAATCATTGTTATATTTCAAAAGGTAGTATTTCAAATATTTTAAATAAATACGATATTGCTGAATATTTTCAATTAGCAGAAAAAGAAACTAAAACTAGAATTGATGTCAAAAATAAGGATTTATATATTCAGCTAGATGAAACATTTTTAGCGACATTAGATCATAAAGTTAAACAAGACCAAAGAATTCGTTTAGTTACTTTTCGCGCCGGACATAAAGAAAAAAATTACAAAAACGCTCGTAGAGAATTAGAAAACAAACGAGGTCATTTTCTAATGTTAAAAGTTGGTAAACGAATAAATACGATGAATTATCGTGATTTATTAATTAAGGAATTACAAAAACATTATGTAAATATTAATTATGACAAAATAATTGTTTGTGGCGATGGTGATACTTGAATTAGAGAAATTGCCAATAGTTTTGGTAATGTTAGATAG
- a CDS encoding SBBP repeat-containing protein gives MKKLLATLTSISTIGSIMPMILANVPTKTENNNLQASNLESNKIETLSTNDYLEFNNKIIKKVDVLPELEEVKESILNNYFIKDNNFYFLKQDNNIPEKINGIESEINSWNKVIFNDKKNNVYIGTNDGLYTLKYGETTAIKLNITNDINIDFGIIDNNDNIYIGTDGENSSLSESLYIIKNNVLVRINGIEQTLGSYPGESSESNRIAIDSKNNVYVVGYSNFIYIIKSGEATATKIRNIDVNGSVSSVVIDSQDNAYFRTNNALYILKYKENIINKIIQTEDNFNYFLFIDNNDNVYFKLKNEIFVLKTKKIKLFEIIKSAEYINTSDNNIIVKNNNLYFIKNNIAFILKKNKTIPIKINSNNQEVFSLTIDNDENIYLLFFDNERLSPFLLRKNTNIPIKINGVTGHTSHIFADNNNNIYVGSGNGLYMLKSGETTATKIKITSSQISSFVFDKNNNLYFATDYDGAFVLKSGETTATKIKGINKKYGSFVNLYKDKKYDIIYFKTGGGLYKLNGGENKLSKIIEGKTLEPLFFTSDYNHHTYYKDFFDKNIYFLKKDQILPNKINGINNNVISIETDKKNNVYFITNDGVYTLKSGEINVTKISNITNIITTFSYNDDTIYLITNSKIYIIKNKEIITSIEIDKIIENISYNIFRDDYCNLYFFSSKSLSLIKIKLSLNKDIKKTKLKEIIDNNDETILNTINYLNFENDYFLNLNKMKIINKTPTSATIEATKGKYRGEVTVNYKIKNKDEINNIDLNDLLKKTVYFDFIDKSFYSIAKIKEIKDINIDNLVFSEIEVSSTSDSLKSIDEKAVCFKPIDFSNTASSGAQKIKVPSFSYETKAKYLFQITTGLNINNSKNIVKGWNLNIDDEMILTDFTSSNKKASEIKNTLSKNFDLSNINKQEQELILNRDLLHSPEQELSVEPKQRLIAQYVIRLLSIKTNLDLKQKINGIITAKIIDDNNEEQAITLSITEAMQILQKYSLLPDEITINEDNSISFNGKATISRTSESDPQPIFNFRPI, from the coding sequence ATGAAAAAATTATTAGCAACATTAACAAGTATCAGTACAATCGGAAGTATAATGCCGATGATATTGGCCAATGTTCCAACAAAAACAGAAAATAATAATTTACAGGCCAGCAATTTAGAAAGCAATAAAATAGAAACACTATCTACAAATGATTATTTAGAATTTAATAATAAAATAATTAAAAAAGTTGATGTATTACCAGAACTTGAAGAAGTTAAAGAATCAATTTTAAATAATTATTTTATTAAAGATAATAATTTTTATTTTCTAAAACAAGATAATAATATTCCAGAAAAAATAAATGGCATAGAAAGTGAAATTAATTCTTGAAATAAGGTTATCTTTAATGATAAAAAAAATAATGTTTATATTGGGACAAATGATGGATTATATACATTAAAATATGGTGAAACAACAGCAATTAAATTAAATATAACAAATGATATTAATATTGATTTTGGTATTATTGATAATAACGATAATATTTACATCGGAACAGATGGAGAAAATAGTTCATTAAGTGAATCATTATATATAATAAAAAATAATGTATTAGTTAGAATTAATGGAATTGAACAAACTCTTGGATCGTATCCTGGTGAAAGTAGTGAAAGTAATAGAATTGCTATAGATAGTAAAAATAATGTTTATGTTGTAGGATATAGTAATTTTATATATATTATAAAATCTGGTGAAGCAACTGCTACTAAAATTCGAAATATTGATGTTAATGGTAGCGTTAGTTCTGTTGTTATTGATAGTCAAGACAACGCATATTTTCGAACTAATAATGCCCTTTATATTTTAAAATACAAAGAAAATATTATAAATAAAATTATTCAAACAGAAGATAATTTTAATTATTTCCTTTTTATTGATAATAATGATAATGTGTATTTTAAATTAAAAAATGAAATTTTTGTATTAAAAACAAAAAAAATAAAGCTTTTTGAAATTATAAAATCAGCAGAATATATTAACACCAGTGATAATAATATAATAGTTAAAAACAACAATTTATATTTCATAAAAAATAATATAGCTTTTATTTTAAAAAAAAATAAAACAATACCAATTAAAATAAATAGCAACAATCAAGAAGTTTTTTCATTGACTATAGATAATGATGAGAATATTTATCTTCTTTTTTTCGATAACGAAAGATTGTCTCCATTTCTTTTAAGAAAAAACACTAATATACCAATCAAAATTAATGGTGTTACTGGGCACACTAGTCATATTTTTGCTGATAATAACAATAATATATATGTTGGTTCAGGAAATGGTTTATATATGTTAAAATCTGGCGAAACAACTGCTACTAAAATTAAAATTACAAGCAGTCAAATTAGCTCATTTGTTTTTGATAAAAATAATAATTTATATTTTGCAACAGATTATGATGGTGCTTTTGTTTTAAAATCTGGCGAAACAACTGCTACTAAAATTAAAGGAATTAATAAAAAATATGGAAGTTTTGTTAACCTTTATAAGGATAAAAAATATGATATAATTTACTTCAAAACCGGGGGTGGATTATATAAATTAAATGGAGGAGAAAATAAACTATCTAAAATTATTGAAGGAAAAACTCTAGAACCATTATTTTTTACAAGTGATTATAATCATCATACTTACTATAAAGATTTTTTTGATAAAAATATTTATTTTTTAAAAAAAGATCAAATATTACCAAATAAAATAAATGGAATAAATAACAATGTAATTTCAATAGAAACAGATAAAAAAAATAATGTTTATTTTATAACAAATGATGGTGTATATACATTAAAATCCGGTGAAATAAATGTGACTAAAATTAGTAATATTACTAATATTATTACAACATTTTCATATAATGATGATACTATTTATTTAATAACAAATAGTAAGATATATATAATAAAAAACAAAGAAATAATAACTTCAATAGAAATTGATAAAATTATTGAAAACATTTCTTATAATATCTTTAGGGATGATTATTGTAATTTATATTTTTTTTCTTCAAAGTCATTATCTTTAATTAAAATTAAATTATCTCTTAATAAAGATATTAAAAAAACAAAATTAAAAGAAATTATAGATAATAATGATGAAACAATTTTAAATACTATAAATTATTTAAATTTTGAAAATGATTATTTTTTGAATTTAAATAAAATGAAAATCATTAATAAAACACCAACTTCGGCAACAATTGAAGCAACAAAAGGAAAATATCGTGGCGAAGTTACTGTTAATTATAAAATTAAAAATAAAGATGAAATTAATAATATTGATTTAAATGACTTATTAAAAAAAACAGTTTATTTTGATTTTATAGATAAAAGCTTTTATTCTATTGCTAAAATTAAAGAAATAAAAGATATTAATATTGATAACTTAGTATTTTCTGAGATTGAAGTATCAAGTACTTCAGATTCGTTAAAATCAATCGATGAAAAAGCTGTTTGTTTTAAACCAATTGATTTTTCTAACACTGCTTCTTCGGGTGCACAAAAAATTAAAGTACCTTCATTTAGTTATGAAACTAAGGCAAAATATTTATTTCAAATTACAACAGGATTAAACATAAATAACTCAAAAAATATAGTTAAGGGATGAAATTTAAATATTGATGACGAAATGATATTAACTGATTTTACAAGTTCAAATAAAAAAGCTTCTGAAATTAAAAATACATTATCAAAGAATTTTGATTTATCAAACATAAATAAACAAGAACAAGAATTAATTTTAAATCGTGATTTGTTGCATTCACCAGAACAAGAATTATCTGTGGAGCCAAAACAACGTCTTATAGCCCAATATGTAATCAGATTACTTTCAATTAAAACTAATTTAGATTTAAAACAAAAAATTAACGGAATAATTACTGCTAAAATAATTGATGATAATAACGAAGAACAAGCAATCACCTTATCAATTACAGAGGCAATGCAAATATTACAAAAATATAGTTTATTACCCGATGAAATTACTATTAACGAAGATAATAGCATTTCTTTTAATGGCAAAGCAACAATATCAAGAACAAGCGAAAGCGATCCTCAGCCAATTTTTAATTTTCGTCCAATTTAA
- a CDS encoding MFS transporter, which produces MKNIFKPPAAKEPFSNDLKTVNKRFNFLRNQVFIVSILGYMMYYFNRKSVDITGSYLMETGGLSTYNYALMGMFFSITYGCSKFIIGGFADRSSGRIVMTTGLLVSAILNIALGGVIQIGNGQITIAPLVVMIIILTALGIFQGMGWPATARMMAHWFTDKERSPRLAIWNSGQGLGAAFAPLIIIPLIEVIDPDGTIYGLYYWVPSIIALIFLPLVFWGLRDRPEAEELPTVEKWKGIIEHDEEKTELKIKEIFAKYILKNKYVWILAFANIWVYVLRQGMSSWAIKIADEMNGIKLKDSKWLWSFFEWSGIAGGIFAAYGARYLFQNRKAPLMIFGLTISIGGLVIFQNAPRGNITVLITAIIAAGFGVYMPQAMIGATAIELTNKKAAATASGLTGLSGYFGDAVMSKPVVAGIAGNGNWDNVFYYFYACAIVAIIALAFLWTKNQDNKVI; this is translated from the coding sequence ATGAAAAATATATTTAAACCGCCGGCCGCTAAAGAGCCATTTAGTAATGATTTAAAAACTGTTAATAAAAGGTTTAATTTTTTAAGAAATCAAGTATTTATTGTATCAATTTTAGGTTATATGATGTATTACTTTAATCGAAAATCAGTGGATATAACTGGTAGTTATTTAATGGAAACTGGAGGATTAAGTACTTATAACTATGCATTAATGGGAATGTTTTTTTCAATTACTTATGGATGTAGTAAGTTTATTATTGGTGGTTTTGCTGATCGTAGTTCAGGAAGAATTGTGATGACGACGGGATTACTAGTTTCAGCCATTTTAAATATTGCTTTAGGTGGTGTTATTCAAATTGGTAATGGTCAAATTACGATTGCTCCATTAGTGGTAATGATTATTATTTTAACAGCATTAGGAATATTTCAAGGAATGGGTTGACCAGCTACTGCAAGAATGATGGCACATTGATTTACTGATAAAGAACGATCACCACGACTTGCAATTTGAAATTCCGGACAAGGATTAGGGGCGGCTTTTGCACCGTTAATTATTATTCCTTTAATTGAAGTAATTGACCCAGATGGCACAATTTATGGATTATATTACTGAGTACCTAGTATTATTGCTTTAATTTTTTTACCTTTGGTTTTTTGAGGTTTACGAGATCGACCTGAGGCTGAAGAATTACCAACTGTTGAAAAATGAAAAGGAATAATTGAACATGATGAAGAAAAAACAGAGTTGAAAATCAAAGAAATTTTTGCTAAATATATTTTAAAAAATAAATATGTTTGAATTTTAGCGTTTGCAAATATTTGAGTTTATGTTTTAAGACAAGGAATGTCTTCGTGAGCAATAAAAATTGCTGATGAAATGAATGGTATTAAGTTAAAAGATAGTAAATGATTGTGGTCATTTTTTGAATGATCAGGAATTGCCGGCGGAATATTTGCAGCTTATGGTGCTAGATATTTATTTCAAAACCGGAAAGCACCATTAATGATTTTTGGATTAACTATTAGTATTGGTGGTCTAGTTATCTTTCAAAACGCCCCTAGAGGTAATATCACCGTATTAATTACTGCTATAATTGCTGCTGGTTTTGGTGTCTATATGCCACAGGCAATGATTGGAGCAACAGCAATTGAATTAACGAATAAAAAAGCCGCGGCGACAGCTTCGGGACTTACAGGATTATCTGGATATTTTGGTGATGCTGTGATGTCAAAACCAGTTGTTGCCGGAATTGCTGGTAATGGTAATTGAGACAATGTCTTTTATTATTTCTATGCTTGTGCTATTGTTGCGATTATCGCTCTTGCGTTCTTATGAACTAAAAATCAAGATAACAAAGTTATTTAA